Proteins from one Staphylococcus saprophyticus subsp. saprophyticus ATCC 15305 = NCTC 7292 genomic window:
- the tsaE gene encoding tRNA (adenosine(37)-N6)-threonylcarbamoyltransferase complex ATPase subunit type 1 TsaE: MIKIKNLEDMETFAGILTKYLSAGDVILLNGDLGAGKTTLSQFIGKALGVKRNINSPTFNIIKSYQGSHLKLHHMDCYRLENTEEDLGFDEYFEDQAIVLIEWSQFISEYLPETSLTLDIKAISPTERTIEFNAIGKHYIDIKESILRELSTD; this comes from the coding sequence ATGATAAAAATTAAAAATTTAGAAGATATGGAAACATTTGCTGGCATTTTAACAAAATATTTATCCGCTGGTGATGTGATTTTGTTAAATGGTGATTTAGGTGCGGGTAAGACAACGTTAAGTCAGTTTATAGGCAAAGCATTGGGCGTGAAGAGAAATATTAATTCTCCTACTTTTAATATCATAAAATCTTATCAAGGTAGTCATCTGAAATTACACCATATGGATTGCTATAGATTAGAAAATACGGAAGAAGATTTAGGCTTTGATGAATATTTTGAAGATCAAGCGATTGTATTAATAGAGTGGAGTCAATTTATTTCAGAATACCTTCCTGAAACGTCACTAACACTAGATATTAAAGCTATAAGCCCTACAGAAAGAACCATAGAATTCAACGCTATTGGAAAGCATTATATAGATATTAAGGAGTCGATTTTGCGTGAATTATCTACTGATTGA
- the tsaB gene encoding tRNA (adenosine(37)-N6)-threonylcarbamoyltransferase complex dimerization subunit type 1 TsaB: MNYLLIDTSNQPLSVAIMQDDKVLSEFNTNEKKNHSVQLMPAIANILEESQLDKKELDAIIVAEGPGSYTGLRIGVTVAKTLAYALNTKLYGVSSLKALAATVKEENILIVPVFDARREAVYSGVYQYQNGHLVQLIEDQYLSITMLKELLYKQGEHFKFVGADTEKLADLLNHDCIPNLPKAKEMKALIDHPTEIHQFKPNYIKISEAERNWLDQQNKN; the protein is encoded by the coding sequence GTGAATTATCTACTGATTGATACATCTAATCAGCCTTTATCTGTTGCTATTATGCAAGATGATAAAGTACTAAGTGAATTTAATACAAATGAAAAAAAGAACCATTCTGTTCAATTGATGCCAGCAATTGCTAATATATTAGAAGAAAGTCAATTAGATAAAAAGGAACTTGATGCAATTATTGTTGCGGAAGGTCCAGGATCTTATACTGGCTTAAGAATAGGTGTGACTGTAGCTAAGACATTGGCATATGCACTTAATACGAAGTTATACGGTGTGTCCTCATTAAAAGCCTTAGCAGCTACAGTAAAGGAAGAAAACATTTTAATTGTACCTGTCTTTGACGCAAGACGAGAAGCAGTTTATTCAGGTGTATATCAGTATCAAAATGGACATTTAGTACAATTGATTGAAGATCAGTATCTTTCGATTACAATGTTAAAGGAATTGCTATATAAACAAGGTGAACATTTTAAATTTGTAGGGGCAGATACAGAAAAATTAGCTGATTTATTAAACCATGACTGCATACCTAATTTGCCAAAAGCAAAAGAAATGAAAGCACTGATTGATCATCCAACTGAAATTCATCAATTCAAACCCAACTATATTAAAATATCAGAGGCAGAGAGAAATTGGTTAGACCAACAGAACAAGAATTAA
- the rimI gene encoding ribosomal protein S18-alanine N-acetyltransferase has protein sequence MVRPTEQELNIRLMGLNDVPQVFDIERNSFNDSSWSIDAFYHEVEQNEFAHYFVIEFNEKIIGYIGIWLVIDQAQITTIAIDETYRGYGLGQLLLKYAMNYVQTKCDVMSLEVRVDNDVAQHVYTNLGFQYGGKRKNYYGEGEDAIVMWVNLNE, from the coding sequence TTGGTTAGACCAACAGAACAAGAATTAAATATTCGTTTAATGGGTTTAAATGATGTGCCACAAGTATTTGATATTGAAAGAAATAGTTTTAATGATAGTAGTTGGTCAATTGATGCATTTTATCACGAAGTAGAGCAAAATGAATTTGCTCATTATTTTGTTATAGAATTTAATGAAAAAATTATTGGTTATATCGGAATTTGGTTAGTTATAGATCAAGCACAAATTACCACAATTGCCATTGATGAAACATATAGAGGATACGGGTTAGGACAGTTATTGCTTAAGTATGCTATGAATTACGTGCAGACAAAATGTGACGTGATGAGTTTAGAAGTACGAGTTGATAACGATGTAGCACAACATGTGTATACGAATTTAGGTTTTCAATATGGAGGAAAACGTAAAAATTATTATGGTGAAGGTGAGGATGCAATAGTGATGTGGGTGAATTTAAATGAGTGA
- the tsaD gene encoding tRNA (adenosine(37)-N6)-threonylcarbamoyltransferase complex transferase subunit TsaD, with protein MSETTLILAIESSCDETSVSIIENGKNILSNIVLSQIESHKRFGGVVPEVASRHHVEGITTTIDEALNSANTTMNDIDAVAVTQGPGLIGALLVGINAAKALAFAYDKPLIPVHHIAGHVYANHLEKPLQFPLIALIVSGGHTELVYMKNHLSFEVIGETRDDAVGEAYDKVARTIGLSYPGGPQVDNLAAHGEDSYDFPRVWLDKNSYDFSFSGLKSAVINKLHNLRQKGEAINEANVATSFQNSVVEVLVGKTIAACKNYNVNQLIVAGGVASNKGLRAHLSSACESNDINLSIPSPKLCTDNAAMIGAAGYYLFKAGVTADMALNGYNHMDIEQCSIES; from the coding sequence ATGAGTGAAACAACATTGATATTAGCGATAGAATCAAGCTGTGATGAAACAAGTGTTAGCATTATTGAAAATGGAAAAAACATACTTAGTAATATCGTATTAAGTCAAATTGAGAGTCATAAACGATTTGGCGGTGTTGTCCCTGAGGTAGCAAGCAGACATCATGTTGAAGGGATTACGACAACCATTGATGAGGCATTAAACAGTGCCAATACTACAATGAATGATATTGATGCAGTGGCTGTAACACAAGGACCTGGCTTGATAGGTGCATTATTGGTAGGGATTAATGCTGCAAAAGCACTTGCATTTGCTTATGATAAACCATTAATTCCAGTTCATCATATTGCTGGTCATGTTTATGCGAATCATCTAGAAAAGCCATTACAGTTCCCTTTAATCGCACTGATTGTTTCAGGGGGACATACTGAATTAGTTTATATGAAAAATCATTTGAGCTTTGAAGTGATCGGTGAAACGCGAGATGACGCTGTTGGTGAGGCGTATGATAAAGTAGCGAGAACCATTGGATTAAGTTATCCGGGGGGACCTCAAGTAGATAATTTAGCGGCTCATGGTGAGGATAGTTACGATTTCCCTAGAGTATGGTTAGATAAAAACAGTTATGATTTTAGCTTTAGTGGTTTAAAAAGTGCAGTAATTAATAAATTGCATAACTTACGCCAAAAAGGTGAAGCAATAAATGAAGCAAACGTAGCTACAAGTTTTCAAAATAGTGTCGTTGAAGTATTGGTTGGTAAAACAATAGCGGCATGTAAAAATTATAACGTGAATCAACTTATAGTAGCTGGTGGCGTTGCAAGTAATAAAGGATTAAGAGCGCATTTATCATCCGCATGTGAGTCAAATGACATCAATTTATCCATACCTAGTCCTAAACTATGTACAGATAATGCAGCAATGATAGGCGCTGCAGGTTATTATTTATTTAAAGCTGGTGTGACTGCAGATATGGCATTAAATGGTTATAATCATATGGATATTGAACAATGTTCAATTGAATCATAA
- a CDS encoding VOC family protein — protein sequence MKAVQYFNFQNSLAALNFYEKHLGATNIQRVSGDNEMFNDMPEEFQVPPDFTMNASFEILGERFYCSDTWKNKKIDNSGAIVTFTFDHSNEADKAAAQAFFDKAVEAGCEVTMPLGATEWSEFYGMFNDPFGITWMINAE from the coding sequence ATGAAAGCTGTACAATATTTCAATTTTCAAAATAGCTTAGCAGCATTAAATTTTTATGAAAAACATTTAGGAGCAACAAATATTCAACGTGTTAGCGGAGACAATGAGATGTTTAATGATATGCCTGAAGAATTTCAAGTACCTCCAGATTTTACGATGAATGCATCTTTTGAAATACTTGGAGAAAGATTTTATTGTAGTGACACGTGGAAAAATAAAAAGATTGATAATAGTGGTGCCATCGTGACATTTACTTTTGACCATAGTAATGAAGCGGATAAAGCAGCTGCTCAAGCATTTTTTGATAAAGCTGTTGAAGCTGGTTGTGAAGTGACGATGCCATTAGGTGCTACGGAATGGTCTGAATTTTATGGTATGTTCAACGATCCATTCGGTATTACATGGATGATTAATGCAGAATAA
- a CDS encoding MutS-related protein has translation MPAILWFIIALILASLLLTIIMPIIENKKLMTKIKMLWSAQRPLESFIRPNHNYSYQFDTYKHKHDSDELLDDKTWSDLNLDSVFQNMNFNFTAIGEMRLFATLRQMFEVNNQSLIHHFKSDSHFRNQLSLHLAQIGKSIYPIFPDQIAFIKRNHFYMICTYIPIVGLLLSFISPSVGIPLTIIACIYNMILSGFLKRTFEQDLNSMFYTSNVIKKAYAIQQLEQTPSLDVNFKHFTTARRFSGLLGRVNTNDETSIFSMLFKLIFMLDYHLFHLIQNSFKTYEDEVMACYDYVASIDNHYAVALWQETLDDYTIPEPSQNDSIIFENLTHPLISDAVPNSLTVDQHILLTGSNASGKSTFMKAVALNIVLSQTIHTATAHKFIYKPGLVYTSMVNQDDILSGDSYFMSEVKSIKRLFDIQSHKKIYVFIDEIFKGTNTTERIAASESVLTYLNHLQSFRIIAATHDIELSTLLEDTYSNYHFNESITDNEISFDFKIKAGKADTRNAIELLRIMEFPNHVYHRAKAKANHNN, from the coding sequence ATGCCTGCAATTTTATGGTTTATTATTGCATTGATATTAGCCTCCCTATTATTAACGATCATCATGCCTATCATTGAAAATAAAAAATTAATGACAAAGATAAAAATGTTATGGTCAGCACAACGACCATTAGAATCATTCATTAGACCAAATCATAATTATAGTTATCAATTCGATACATATAAGCATAAGCATGATAGCGATGAACTACTCGATGATAAAACCTGGTCCGATTTAAATTTAGATAGTGTGTTCCAAAATATGAATTTTAATTTTACAGCAATTGGTGAAATGAGACTTTTTGCTACATTAAGACAGATGTTTGAAGTAAATAATCAGTCACTCATACATCACTTTAAATCGGATAGTCATTTTAGAAATCAACTGTCATTGCACTTAGCACAAATCGGAAAATCTATTTATCCAATTTTTCCTGATCAAATTGCATTTATAAAACGAAATCACTTCTATATGATTTGTACATATATCCCTATTGTAGGTTTACTTTTATCTTTCATATCACCAAGTGTTGGAATCCCATTAACCATCATTGCTTGTATTTATAATATGATTTTGAGTGGTTTCTTAAAACGGACATTTGAGCAAGATTTAAATTCAATGTTCTATACATCTAATGTTATTAAAAAAGCATATGCAATCCAGCAACTTGAACAAACACCTAGTTTAGATGTTAATTTCAAACATTTTACGACAGCACGTCGTTTTAGTGGATTACTCGGGCGCGTGAATACGAATGATGAAACTTCAATTTTCTCAATGCTTTTTAAATTAATATTTATGTTGGATTACCATTTGTTCCATTTAATTCAAAATAGTTTTAAAACATACGAAGATGAAGTAATGGCCTGTTATGATTATGTAGCAAGTATCGATAATCATTATGCCGTTGCTTTATGGCAAGAAACATTAGATGACTATACCATACCTGAACCATCACAGAATGACTCGATTATATTTGAAAATTTAACCCATCCGCTCATCTCTGATGCAGTACCTAATTCCTTAACGGTAGATCAACATATTTTATTAACTGGTTCTAATGCTTCAGGCAAATCAACATTTATGAAAGCCGTCGCTTTGAATATTGTGTTATCTCAAACAATTCATACTGCAACAGCGCATAAATTTATTTACAAACCAGGGCTTGTTTATACTTCAATGGTTAATCAAGATGATATTTTATCTGGAGATAGTTACTTCATGAGTGAAGTTAAATCGATTAAACGCCTTTTCGATATTCAATCACATAAAAAGATATATGTATTTATTGATGAAATTTTCAAGGGCACCAATACAACGGAACGGATTGCAGCATCAGAATCCGTATTAACTTATTTAAATCATTTACAATCTTTTAGAATCATTGCAGCTACACACGATATTGAGTTATCCACTTTATTAGAAGATACTTATTCAAATTATCATTTTAATGAATCCATCACAGATAATGAAATCTCTTTTGATTTTAAAATTAAAGCAGGCAAAGCTGATACCAGAAATGCGATTGAATTATTACGCATAATGGAATTTCCAAATCATGTTTACCATCGTGCTAAAGCTAAAGCAAATCATAATAATTAA
- the abc-f gene encoding ribosomal protection-like ABC-F family protein translates to MILLQLNDLTKSFDGEDIFNNVDFEVKTGERIGIVGRNGAGKSTLMKIIAGVEGYDSGYVSKSKNLKLGYLTQQMTLDTNQTVFEEMSKPFEAMKKLELEMKKETDWLAQHANEYDTEAYKIHIDRYESLSNTFEKQDGYQYESKIKTVLHGLNFTESDFNRPINDFSGGQKTRLSLAQMLLSEPDLLLLDEPTNHLDMETTQWLESYLNYFNGAIVIISHDRYFLDKIVTQIYDVALGDVQHYVGNYAQFIEQRDKYYEKRMQAYESQQAEIKRLETFVEKNIARASTTGMAKSRRKKLDKIDRINKPMIDAKSTNIQFDFDRNTGNDVFHIKNLEIGYNTPITKGINIEVTKGDHIAIIGPNGIGKSTLIKTIAGLHDQLGGEVTTGANLKIGYYDQKQAEFKSNKTILDYLWDQYPTMNEKDIRAVLGRFLFVQEDVKKIINDLSGGEKARLQLALLMLERNNVLILDEPTNHLDIDSKEMLEQALDNFKGTILFVSHDRYFINQLANKVYDLNYDGGTMYLGDYQYFIEKVEEQAAIQAKKDSENPTSLEIEASTTNSYIDQKAQKRKQRQIERQIETCEADIEQFEAQINEINEQLTLPDVYSTPEKANDLAISKQHTEQKLEQVMSEWAELQEKLI, encoded by the coding sequence ATGATATTATTACAACTTAATGATTTAACAAAGTCATTCGACGGTGAAGATATTTTTAACAATGTGGATTTCGAAGTCAAAACGGGCGAACGTATTGGAATTGTCGGACGTAATGGAGCTGGAAAATCAACATTAATGAAAATAATCGCTGGCGTCGAAGGGTATGATAGTGGTTATGTATCTAAAAGTAAAAATTTAAAACTTGGTTACTTAACACAACAAATGACCTTAGACACAAATCAAACTGTATTTGAAGAAATGTCTAAGCCATTTGAAGCAATGAAAAAATTAGAACTAGAAATGAAAAAAGAAACGGATTGGCTTGCACAACATGCCAATGAATACGATACAGAAGCATATAAAATACATATTGATCGTTATGAGTCATTATCAAACACATTTGAAAAACAAGATGGCTATCAATATGAAAGTAAAATTAAAACGGTGCTACATGGCTTAAACTTCACTGAATCAGATTTTAATAGACCCATTAATGATTTTAGTGGTGGTCAAAAGACCCGACTATCTTTAGCGCAAATGTTACTAAGTGAACCAGATTTATTATTACTCGATGAGCCTACCAACCATTTAGACATGGAAACAACTCAATGGCTAGAAAGTTATTTGAATTATTTTAACGGGGCCATTGTAATCATCAGTCACGATAGATACTTCTTAGATAAAATTGTCACTCAAATATATGATGTAGCACTCGGTGATGTACAACACTATGTAGGAAACTATGCACAATTCATAGAACAACGAGATAAGTATTACGAAAAGCGCATGCAAGCCTATGAAAGTCAACAAGCTGAAATCAAACGCTTAGAAACATTCGTAGAAAAAAACATTGCGCGTGCCTCTACGACTGGGATGGCAAAAAGTCGTCGCAAAAAGTTAGATAAAATCGATCGCATTAATAAACCTATGATTGATGCTAAAAGTACAAATATTCAATTTGATTTCGACCGTAATACAGGTAATGACGTATTCCATATAAAAAATCTAGAGATTGGGTACAATACACCTATTACAAAAGGGATTAACATCGAAGTTACAAAGGGTGATCATATCGCTATTATTGGCCCGAATGGTATAGGTAAATCAACTTTAATTAAAACCATCGCTGGTCTACATGATCAATTAGGCGGCGAAGTCACAACGGGTGCCAATTTAAAAATAGGTTACTATGATCAAAAGCAAGCTGAATTTAAATCAAATAAAACGATCTTAGATTATTTATGGGATCAATACCCTACTATGAATGAAAAAGATATCAGAGCTGTTTTAGGTCGTTTCCTATTCGTTCAAGAAGATGTAAAAAAAATTATTAATGATTTATCTGGTGGAGAAAAAGCACGACTGCAACTCGCTTTATTAATGTTAGAACGTAATAATGTACTCATATTAGATGAGCCTACCAACCATCTAGATATTGATTCTAAAGAGATGTTAGAACAAGCTTTGGATAATTTTAAGGGCACAATTCTTTTTGTTTCACATGACCGTTATTTCATTAATCAACTAGCTAATAAAGTATATGATTTAAATTATGACGGTGGCACGATGTATTTAGGTGATTATCAATACTTCATTGAAAAAGTAGAAGAGCAAGCAGCAATACAAGCGAAAAAAGACTCAGAGAATCCTACTTCACTTGAAATAGAAGCATCAACAACTAATTCTTATATTGATCAGAAAGCTCAGAAACGTAAACAACGTCAAATCGAACGCCAAATTGAAACTTGTGAAGCGGATATTGAGCAATTTGAAGCGCAAATTAATGAAATCAATGAGCAGCTCACATTACCTGATGTATATTCAACCCCTGAAAAAGCGAATGATTTAGCAATATCCAAACAACATACCGAACAAAAATTAGAACAGGTTATGTCTGAATGGGCAGAATTACAAGAAAAGTTAATTTAA
- a CDS encoding redox-sensing transcriptional repressor Rex — protein sequence MILANQSEKIPRATLKRLPLYYRFVNTLKSKGIDRVNSKAISEGLNIDSATIRRDFSYFGELGKKGYGYNIDSLLHFFKNEISENDEIKIAIVGVGNLGKALLTYNFSIHDEMTITEAFDIREEVIGTQIGKVTVSPFEKITDILSHEQIDVVILTTPEEAAQKVADTLVKAGVKGILNFTPSRVQTPSDVQVHHIDLGIELQSLLFFMKNYSHK from the coding sequence ATGATCTTGGCTAATCAAAGCGAAAAGATTCCTCGTGCTACATTGAAACGTTTACCGTTATATTATAGATTCGTCAATACATTAAAATCAAAAGGTATAGACAGAGTTAATTCAAAAGCAATTAGTGAAGGCTTAAACATTGATTCTGCAACGATACGTAGGGATTTTTCATATTTTGGTGAATTAGGTAAAAAGGGCTACGGCTATAATATAGATAGCTTATTACATTTTTTTAAAAACGAAATAAGCGAAAACGATGAAATTAAGATTGCAATTGTAGGTGTAGGGAACTTAGGTAAAGCATTATTAACATATAACTTCTCAATACATGATGAAATGACAATAACAGAAGCATTTGATATTCGAGAAGAGGTCATTGGTACACAAATAGGGAAAGTGACAGTTAGTCCATTTGAAAAAATTACAGACATACTATCGCATGAACAGATAGATGTCGTTATTCTGACAACGCCTGAGGAAGCGGCTCAGAAGGTTGCTGATACATTAGTGAAAGCAGGCGTTAAAGGTATATTGAACTTTACGCCTAGTCGTGTACAAACGCCATCCGATGTACAAGTACATCACATTGATTTGGGTATAGAACTGCAATCTTTATTATTCTTTATGAAGAATTATAGTCATAAATAA
- a CDS encoding YeeE/YedE family protein, which produces MTWLIISGLVVGALLGFVMQRTRFCLAGGFRDMYIQKSNKMFYALLIAISVQSIGLLLLTSTRLVEIPESTYPIIGTVIGSFIFGLGIIMAGGCATGTWYRAGEGLIGSWMALIAYAFTSAATKFGLLLPLMNGLNKPTNVNTSMSQTTGIPTWVFVIVLIVITLFFVVKTLRKPKFAVPKLKQKFTGIRHYLFEKKYHPFVAAIAVGLIALLAWPVSESTGRMYGLGITTPSANLVQFFVTGDLKLLDWGVFLVLGIFFGSYIAAKGAKEFKWRLPDKKTIRNSIIGGVLMGFGASVAGGCSIGNGLVETATMSWKGWIALASMILGAWTMSYFVFIRPMKKAQSQTSNTKVSSQTQTS; this is translated from the coding sequence ATGACATGGTTAATTATCAGTGGACTGGTCGTAGGCGCTCTATTGGGGTTTGTTATGCAGCGAACACGATTTTGTCTAGCTGGTGGATTCAGGGATATGTATATTCAAAAGAGTAACAAAATGTTTTACGCCTTATTAATTGCGATTTCTGTACAAAGTATTGGCTTATTGCTATTAACTTCAACAAGATTAGTTGAAATACCAGAGTCAACATATCCTATCATTGGTACAGTGATTGGATCATTTATTTTTGGATTAGGTATTATTATGGCAGGTGGCTGTGCTACAGGAACATGGTATAGAGCTGGTGAAGGACTAATCGGTAGTTGGATGGCGTTAATTGCTTATGCATTTACTTCCGCCGCAACAAAATTTGGTTTATTACTACCATTAATGAACGGTTTAAATAAACCTACTAATGTAAATACGAGTATGTCACAAACAACAGGTATTCCAACCTGGGTTTTCGTAATTGTACTCATAGTAATCACTTTATTCTTCGTAGTAAAAACATTACGTAAACCAAAATTTGCAGTACCTAAACTAAAGCAAAAATTCACAGGTATACGTCATTATTTATTTGAGAAAAAATACCACCCATTTGTGGCAGCAATCGCAGTAGGACTTATCGCATTGCTCGCATGGCCGGTGAGTGAATCAACTGGTAGAATGTATGGTTTAGGTATTACAACACCTTCTGCAAACTTGGTACAATTTTTTGTAACGGGTGACTTGAAATTATTGGACTGGGGTGTCTTCCTGGTTCTAGGTATATTCTTTGGCTCTTATATTGCGGCTAAAGGTGCTAAAGAGTTTAAATGGAGATTACCGGATAAAAAAACAATACGCAATAGTATTATAGGCGGTGTGTTAATGGGATTTGGTGCATCTGTAGCAGGTGGTTGCTCTATAGGGAATGGTTTAGTTGAGACAGCGACAATGTCATGGAAAGGCTGGATTGCACTTGCTTCAATGATATTAGGCGCATGGACAATGAGTTATTTTGTATTTATTAGACCAATGAAAAAAGCACAAAGCCAAACTTCAAACACGAAAGTTTCATCACAAACGCAAACATCATAA
- a CDS encoding sulfurtransferase TusA family protein, producing MVHELGTVGMVCPFPLIEAQKKMNTLDNGEELKIDFDCTQATEALPNWAAEQGYPVTNYEQLDDASWTITIQKA from the coding sequence ATGGTACATGAATTAGGTACAGTTGGAATGGTTTGTCCATTTCCATTAATAGAAGCACAAAAGAAAATGAATACATTAGACAATGGTGAAGAATTAAAAATTGACTTCGATTGTACACAAGCAACAGAAGCATTACCTAACTGGGCAGCAGAGCAAGGTTACCCCGTAACGAATTACGAACAATTAGACGATGCTTCATGGACGATTACAATTCAAAAAGCTTAA
- a CDS encoding LacI family DNA-binding transcriptional regulator produces MKNIDDIAKLAGVSKSTVSRYLNDGSVSMKTKEKLDKIIQEHDYQPNQFAQSLRAHRTNMIGAIIPRMNSFAVDETIKGVKTICDKQNYRLLLNYTNLNSDLELDALETFYRSKVDGIIFMATDITDKHLEVIHKINVPVIIVGQTHEQLHCIVHDDYQAGYLVGDTLGKQGYKDIQFFGVTETDTAVGIYRKQGFIDGLKVHGIEPSISITSFNYQEAKPDVASVLQKYPHFDAIVGATDSIALAVHKYNSEHHMSKYIVGFGGDPVTKIVSPSIHTVRYAFDYAGEVAMEKLNQLIQHKDVEKQITIEIDHSFKN; encoded by the coding sequence ATGAAAAATATTGATGATATAGCAAAACTAGCCGGTGTCTCTAAAAGTACAGTTTCTAGATATTTAAATGATGGCTCGGTAAGTATGAAAACAAAAGAAAAATTAGATAAAATCATACAAGAACATGATTATCAGCCGAATCAATTCGCACAAAGCTTAAGAGCACATCGTACAAATATGATAGGCGCTATCATACCAAGAATGAATTCGTTTGCAGTTGATGAAACGATTAAAGGTGTTAAAACGATATGCGATAAACAAAATTATAGGCTATTGCTTAATTACACCAATTTGAATTCAGATTTAGAACTAGATGCACTAGAGACTTTTTACAGAAGTAAAGTGGACGGGATTATCTTTATGGCCACAGATATTACAGATAAACATTTAGAAGTGATTCATAAAATCAATGTACCTGTGATCATTGTTGGTCAAACTCATGAACAATTACATTGTATTGTTCACGATGATTATCAAGCTGGTTATCTTGTTGGAGATACACTGGGAAAACAGGGCTATAAGGATATTCAATTCTTTGGTGTTACGGAGACAGATACGGCTGTAGGTATCTATAGAAAGCAAGGATTTATCGATGGACTTAAAGTTCATGGTATTGAGCCCAGTATTTCGATAACATCTTTTAACTATCAAGAAGCCAAACCAGACGTAGCTAGCGTATTACAAAAATATCCACATTTTGATGCCATCGTAGGGGCGACTGATTCGATAGCTTTAGCTGTTCATAAATATAATTCGGAACATCATATGTCTAAATATATCGTTGGTTTTGGTGGAGATCCAGTTACAAAAATTGTTTCGCCATCTATACATACGGTGAGATATGCTTTTGATTATGCAGGAGAAGTTGCTATGGAAAAATTAAATCAATTAATACAACATAAAGACGTAGAAAAACAAATCACTATTGAAATTGACCATTCGTTTAAAAATTAA